A DNA window from Actinomycetota bacterium contains the following coding sequences:
- a CDS encoding 4-hydroxybenzoyl-CoA reductase yields MMRLPKFVLASPETVEEATRLLAEVDRAVVLSGGTDLLPNLKRRQLTVETVISLDRLDGLVGIRIEDGKVRIGARTTLGEIASSDVVPPVVARAAAEVASPSIRNQATIGGNLCVDTRCFWLNVPDLWRQAAKPCLKAGGDTCWVAPAKQVCWAVSSSDLAPVMVAVDASVTLVGPGGERHIAVDELYREDGMAYLAKAPEEILTEITIPSDAGLLATYHKLRRRGSVDFPILGVAAAIRLDDEGTCTAARIVLGAVASAPLRVPDAEEALIGRPFGPGPIAEAAEAARKLARPLHNTDLTSRYRKRMVPVFVRRALEELTEGR; encoded by the coding sequence ATGATGCGCCTGCCGAAGTTTGTTCTGGCCTCGCCGGAGACCGTGGAGGAGGCGACGAGATTGCTGGCCGAGGTCGATCGGGCGGTCGTGCTCTCCGGCGGCACCGACCTGCTCCCCAACCTCAAGCGGCGCCAGCTCACCGTGGAGACCGTGATCTCACTCGACCGCCTCGACGGGTTGGTGGGGATCCGAATCGAGGATGGGAAGGTTCGCATCGGAGCCCGGACCACGCTGGGCGAGATCGCCTCCTCCGATGTGGTGCCTCCCGTGGTGGCGCGTGCCGCCGCCGAGGTGGCATCACCCTCGATCCGGAACCAGGCCACCATCGGCGGGAACCTCTGCGTCGACACCCGATGCTTCTGGCTCAACGTTCCAGATCTGTGGCGGCAGGCGGCCAAGCCATGCCTCAAGGCCGGAGGCGACACCTGCTGGGTGGCGCCGGCGAAGCAGGTCTGTTGGGCCGTGAGCTCATCGGACCTCGCACCGGTGATGGTCGCCGTCGACGCCTCGGTCACGCTCGTAGGTCCCGGCGGGGAGCGGCACATCGCCGTCGACGAGCTGTACCGCGAAGACGGCATGGCCTACCTCGCCAAGGCCCCCGAGGAGATCCTCACCGAGATCACCATCCCGTCCGACGCCGGTCTGCTAGCGACCTACCACAAGCTGCGACGCCGTGGAAGCGTCGATTTCCCCATCCTCGGGGTCGCCGCGGCCATCCGACTCGACGATGAGGGAACCTGCACCGCGGCCAGAATCGTCCTCGGCGCGGTCGCCTCCGCGCCTCTGCGGGTTCCCGACGCCGAAGAGGCGTTGATCGGGCGGCCCTTCGGTCCCGGCCCGATCGCCGAGGCGGCCGAGGCGGCGAGAAAACTCGCCCGACCCCTCCACAACACCGACCTCACCTCTCGCTACCGCAAGCGCATGGTCCCGGTGTTCGTGCGACGGGCCCTCGAAGAGCTCACCGAAGGACGCTGA